In one Lactuca sativa cultivar Salinas unplaced genomic scaffold, Lsat_Salinas_v11 Lsat_1_v11_unplaced_52, whole genome shotgun sequence genomic region, the following are encoded:
- the LOC128129549 gene encoding CASP-like protein 5B1, with amino-acid sequence MKRCFGTPGIASGLVLRIFQCLFASASIAVMAASSGFSSATSFCYLIAAMGLQVLWSFGLACLDIHALRVKKNLQSQILLSLVVVGDWVTAILALAASSSSAGVMVLLDRDSEYCKVDQQLSCSMFQISIAFAFLAWSLLAISSHTVLWLLASLSS; translated from the exons ATGAAACGATGCTTTGGTACTCCAGGGATCGCAAGCGGCCTTGTCTTGAGGATTTTTCAGTGCTTATTTGCTTCTGCTTCTATCGCCGTCATGGCTGCTTCTTCCGGTTTCTCTAGCGCCACCTCCTtctg CTATCTAATTGCAGCAATGGGACTACAAGTTTTATGGAGTTTTGGACTTGCTTGTCTTGATATTCATGCTCTAAGGGTTAAAAAGAATCTCCAGAGTCAAATCTTACTAAGCCTTGTTGTTGTTGGTGACTGG GTGACTGCGATACTAGCACTTGCAGCGTCATCATCTTCAGCAGGAGTGATGGTTTTGTTGGACAGAGACTCGGAGTATTGCAAAGTTGACCAGCAGCTGTCGTGCAGTATGTTCCAGATCTCCATTGCTTTTGCGTTTCTTGCTTGGTCTCTTCTTGCTATTTCTTCTCACACTGTCCTTTGGTTGTTGGCATCCCTTTCTTCTTGA
- the LOC128129550 gene encoding ferric reduction oxidase 7, chloroplastic-like, producing the protein MSTEYATDEPLLSSSKQDNGFNYVTKTRFLVKFTRWVLKFAMCSIFFAWITFLFLLPSNSVSDFSEKYVDSTSGSVFWVSGSIFLYGGPLFIIAFLAILYLRISGEHEFEEKKKPKHATLRLWTFPVIVDGPFGVVTAAELIVILLVVVYIICALSVYAIQNYNLIPYYESQGKSHVMLKHTGLRFGSIGLICLMFMFLPVSRGSILLRLTNIPFEHATRYHVWLGHLTMTLFTLHGSCYFISWILENRVLHQVIDWKNNKIANLPGVISLSAGLLMWVTSLPQVRRLKFELFFYTHQLYVVFVVFMAMHVGDILFSMIAGGLFLYMLDRFLRFFQSRKSVEILSAKCLPSGTVELVISKPQDLKYNALSWVFIQVRELSWLQWHPFSVSSSPLDGNNHLSILIKVLGNWTNKLKSHILSLPEDQTDLHGLIQPNLKLKAYVEGPYGHESPYHLMYENLILVAGGIGISPFVAILSDILHRINECKPCMPRNVLIIWAVKTSEELPLLHSLDLESLFPEFHTKLNLEIQTYITQESEPPLEEGNEEKYATPFVYSTPSRCGMSGLVGTGNIIWSGTYVVVSTIGLVVSLTLLNVFYINTYDVTYRWYKGLLVLICMIISVIVFGGLVICLWHLSDTKNSKKEKSWDKNQTDEIQHNKSTTSCKHSSEESFVKTTKFGQRPDLKEIFGRMCERWGNVDIGVIVCGPTSLRSSVAKECRCKNFGRRSNNPVFHFNSHSFDLGLPFISAKEETVPSQEKTKWH; encoded by the exons ATGAGTACAGAATACGCCACCGATGAACCTCTTCTTTCTTCAAGCAAACAAGATAATGGCTTCAATTACGTCACCAAGACACGTTTTTTGGTCAAATTCACCAGATGGGTTCTCAAGTTCGCAATGTGTTCGATTTTTTTTGCTTGGATTACTTTCTTATTCTTACTTCCATCAAATTCCGTGAGCGACTTCTCTGAGAAATATGTCGACTCTACTTCCGGATCGGTTTTTTGGGTTTCAG GAAGTATATTTCTTTATGGAGGTCCACTATTCATCATTGCATTTCTTGCTATACTTTACCTTCGGATATCCGGTGAACACGAGTTTGAAGA GAAAAAGAAACCAAAACACGCAACTTTACGATTGTGGACATTCCCAGTTATCGTAGATGGACCATTTGGAGTTGTTACAGCTGCAGAGTTGATTGTAATTCTTTTAGTTGTTGTGTATATCATTTGTGCTCTTTCAGTTTATGCTATTCAAAACTACAACCTGATTCCCTACTATGAAAGTCAAGGAAAAAG CCATGTAATGCTGAAGCACACTGGATTAAGGTTCGGGTCTATTGGATTGATTTgcttaatgtttatgtttttacCGGTTTCAAGAGGATCAATTCTTTTAAGGCTTACAAATATCCCTTTTGAGCATGCAACTCGATATCATGTATGGTTAGGACATCTTACAATGACACTCTTCACTCTTCATGGTTCTTGTTATTTCATCTCATGGATCTTGGAAAATCGTGTGCTACATCAA GTAATTGATTGGAAGAATAACAAGATTGCAAATCTGCCAGGTGTCATCAGCCTATCGGCTGGTTTGTTGATGTGGGTGACGTCACTTCCTCAAGTGAGGAGGCTGAAATTTGAACTATTCTTCTACACTCATCAGCTATATGTTGTGTTTGTTGTGTTCATGGCTATGCATGTTGGTGATATCTTGTTTAGTATGATAGCTGGAGGTTTGTTCCTATATATGCTTGATCGATTTCTTAGATTCTTTCAATCAAGAAAGAGTGTGGAAATACTCTCAGCCAAATGCCTTCCTTCTGGAACTGTGGAACTTGTTATATCAAAACCTCAAG ATTTAAAGTACAATGCCTTGAGTTGGGTTTTCATCCAAGTTCGGGAATTATCATGGCTACAATGGCACCCTTTCAGTGTCTCATCTAGCCCTCTAGATGGAAACAATCATCTTTCTATTCTCATAAAAGTCCTTGGAAATTGGACAAACAAACTAAAATCTCATATCTTGAGTCTTCCTGAAGATCAAACTGATCTACATGGACTCATTCAACCAAATTTGAAGCTTAAGGCATATGTAGAGGGGCCTTATGGACACGAGTCTCCATACCACTTGAT GTATGAAAACCTTATTTTAGTAGCAGGTGGGATTGGTATTTCACCATTTGTGGCTATCTTGAGTGATATTCTACACCGTATTAACGAGTGTAAACCTTGTATGCCTAGAAATGTATTGATAATATGGGCTGTTAAAACATCAGAAGAACTTCCACTCCTTCACTCACTAGACTTGGAATCACTCTTTCCAGAGTTCCACACGAAACTGAATTTGGAGATTCAAACTTACATCACTCAGGAATCCGAACCCCCATTG GAAGAGGGAAATGAAGAGAAGTATGCAACCCCTTTTGTCTATTCTACCCCTAGCCGATGTGGCATGTCTGGATTGGTTGGAACAGGAAACATCATATGGTCTGGAACTTATGTGGTGGTGTCCACAATTGGTTTGGTGGTTTCTTTGACTTTGTTAAATGTGTTTTACATCAACACTTATGATGTAACATATCGTTGGTATAAAGGGCTTTTAGTACTCATATGCATGATTATAAGTGTGATTGTATTTGGAGGCCTTGTGATTTGTCTATGGCATCTTTCGGatacaaaaaattcaaaaaaagaaAAATCTTGGGACAAAAATCAAACCGATGAAATACAACACAACAAGTCTACTACTTCATGCAAGCATTCATCAGAAGAAAGTTTTGTCAAAACCACAAAATTTGGTCAAAGACCTGATCTGAAAG AAATTTTTGGGAGGATGTGTGAGCGATGGGGAAACGTAGATATTGGGGTGATTGTATGTGGGCCCACATCTCTACGCTCAAGTGTTGCTAAAGAGTGCAGGTGTAAGAATTTTGGAAGGAGGAGCAATAATCCAGTCTTCCATTTCAACAGCCACAGTTTTGATCT GGGTTTACCATTTATATCAGCAAAAGAAGAAACTGTCCCAAGTCAAGAGAAGACAAAATGGCATTAA